The Corynebacterium jeddahense genome has a window encoding:
- a CDS encoding glycosyltransferase family 2 protein, with protein sequence MTALNPNGTTAAVIVTHHRVELLKHSLEQVVGQTHPVDWVIVVDNGAQEEVRQLIDALAADRAVYLPSRTNLGGAGGFAYGFLHALALGADAIWCADDDGRPADEHVLEELYRTAAQHQLAQVSPVVANIDDPAKLAFPLRQGTTWHRRVDELEGDFLPQYASLFNGALISAAAMERIGVPDYRLFIRGDEVEYHRRLAQSGLKYGTALTTFYLHPDGSGEFHPIMGGRAHAQFPDNPTKRYFTYRNRGYIINQRGMKKMQLQEVVRFGWFFLLERKDPKGFVQWLKLLRRGAREDFRRP encoded by the coding sequence ATGACCGCGCTGAACCCGAACGGCACCACCGCCGCCGTGATTGTCACCCACCACCGCGTTGAGCTGCTCAAACACTCGCTGGAGCAGGTGGTGGGCCAGACCCACCCGGTGGACTGGGTGATCGTGGTGGACAACGGGGCGCAGGAGGAGGTCAGGCAGCTTATCGACGCCCTCGCGGCCGACCGCGCCGTCTACCTGCCCAGCCGCACCAACCTCGGCGGCGCGGGCGGCTTCGCCTACGGCTTCCTCCACGCCCTCGCGCTCGGAGCGGACGCGATCTGGTGCGCCGACGACGACGGCCGCCCCGCCGACGAGCACGTCCTCGAGGAGCTCTACCGCACCGCCGCGCAGCACCAGCTCGCGCAGGTCTCCCCGGTCGTGGCGAACATCGATGACCCGGCGAAGCTCGCCTTCCCGCTGCGGCAGGGCACCACCTGGCACCGGCGCGTGGACGAGCTCGAGGGCGACTTCCTCCCCCAGTACGCCAGCCTGTTCAACGGCGCGCTCATCAGCGCCGCAGCCATGGAGCGCATCGGCGTGCCGGACTACCGCCTGTTCATCCGGGGCGACGAGGTGGAGTACCACCGCCGCCTCGCCCAGTCGGGCCTGAAGTACGGCACGGCGCTGACCACGTTCTACCTGCACCCGGACGGCTCGGGCGAGTTCCACCCGATCATGGGCGGGCGCGCCCACGCGCAGTTCCCGGACAACCCGACAAAGCGCTACTTCACGTACCGCAACCGCGGCTACATCATCAACCAGCGCGGCATGAAGAAGATGCAGCTGCAGGAGGTCGTGCGCTTCGGCTGGTTCTTCCTCCTCGAGCGCAAGGACCCGAAGGGCTTCGTCCAGTGGCTCAAGCTGCTCAGGCGGGGGGCGCGAGAGGACTTCCGGCGTCCTTAG
- a CDS encoding arabinosyltransferase domain-containing protein, protein MQHSAQKSAYQTVALVSGLLAFVLLLLTPFLPVRQTESSVAWPQQDSVASVNAPLISLAPQELDVTVPVSSVNDLRRGQTMILGTLPEGSSQATDRGLFVTSPDGGIVVSSLNDVLLELSPSELQKLPDGAQLRITLTDDDTVVEIPGTEYKETSEDDYRPQLTGIYTELEDKHSLIDDGLAANVTINSRFTSHPTALKNIAMWGGFLAALVSLWALRKLDGPKLPRRKTGLTPLDGVVAGVLGFWHVFGANTSDDGFLLTMARVAANSDYMANYYRWYGVPEAPFGSPFYDLLALLSRVTAASMWMRLPALLAGLGTWWLLSREILPKLGPAVAQRRVAQWTAALVFLAFWLPYNNGTRPEPIIAFGLMLTWALFERAIAEDRLAPAAWGTLVAAFTLACGPTGLAAVGVFLIALPWVLRTIGRRNAKLANAAPFLGAGMAVMVPVFHDQTLAAVLEATAVRAEVGPALHWYEEWSRYSVLFEQTVDGSLARRFPMFVLALCVGLILWWFARGEEKTPTATRMMLIIGLSTFFLMFTPTKWTHHFGIYAGIGGAIAAYGAVVLSRLALKSNRNRTFAFAAVLFLLALTFAGWNGWWYVSSYAVPWWDRVPQIKGIEANMVILVIALVVFAVGVVQSMRGPKRIDAGRWAGVMSAPIAVAAALVLALSCLTFVKSFVQQAPAYSVGMGNVNTFKGDVCAQGKDVLLESDTNESFLTPVGGVPLGKSLDAGTNEGFTPDGVPAYIASENSSTTDASNQQVQDDGTSSQDPASDEAQSTSRVNTQGNRPKSMRGVNGSTVRLPFNLDYNRVPVVGTFEDEPSQSAKLETTWFELPEKSDDAPLLVASVAGRIKHHDINGVEQEGTDLELQYGKVSGGSVEKLGAVEMLDQGPTPTWRNLRYPIADLPDEADAVRIVAKDTSLAEEDWLAVTPLRNPTLEPLNERFGSDVPGLLDWTVAFQYPCQRPFYHHAGVDEIPQFRIMPDAPGKAQLSGFMDFLGGGALAPAEAVNTSYEIPGYLKDDWQRDWGSIAQYVPRTNSAGETPALAQVNTEETTRWGLYTPGPMKVREP, encoded by the coding sequence GTGCAACATTCCGCGCAAAAATCCGCGTACCAGACCGTCGCGCTCGTGTCCGGCCTCCTCGCCTTCGTGCTCCTGCTACTCACGCCGTTCCTCCCGGTGCGGCAGACGGAGTCGAGCGTGGCGTGGCCGCAGCAGGACTCGGTGGCCTCCGTCAACGCCCCGCTCATCTCGCTCGCGCCGCAGGAGCTCGACGTGACCGTGCCGGTGAGCAGCGTCAACGACCTGCGCCGGGGCCAGACCATGATCCTGGGCACCCTCCCCGAGGGCTCGTCGCAGGCCACGGACCGCGGCCTCTTTGTCACCTCCCCCGACGGCGGCATCGTGGTCAGCTCGCTCAACGACGTGCTCCTCGAGCTCTCCCCGTCCGAGCTGCAGAAGCTCCCCGACGGCGCGCAGCTGCGCATCACGCTCACGGACGACGACACCGTCGTGGAAATCCCGGGCACCGAGTACAAGGAGACGAGCGAGGACGACTACCGCCCGCAGCTCACCGGCATCTACACCGAGCTTGAGGATAAGCATTCGCTTATCGACGACGGCCTCGCCGCCAACGTCACCATCAACTCCCGCTTCACCTCCCACCCCACCGCGCTGAAGAACATCGCCATGTGGGGCGGGTTCCTCGCCGCGCTGGTGAGCCTGTGGGCGCTGCGCAAGCTCGACGGGCCGAAGCTGCCGCGGCGCAAGACTGGCCTCACCCCGCTCGACGGCGTCGTCGCCGGAGTGCTCGGCTTCTGGCACGTCTTTGGCGCGAACACCTCCGACGACGGTTTCCTGCTCACCATGGCGCGCGTGGCCGCGAACTCGGACTACATGGCCAACTACTACCGCTGGTACGGCGTGCCCGAGGCGCCGTTCGGCTCACCGTTCTACGACCTGCTCGCGCTGCTGTCGCGGGTCACCGCGGCGTCGATGTGGATGCGCCTGCCCGCCCTGCTCGCCGGGCTGGGCACGTGGTGGCTGCTCTCGCGCGAGATCCTGCCGAAGCTCGGCCCCGCGGTGGCGCAGCGCCGCGTCGCGCAGTGGACCGCCGCACTCGTGTTCCTCGCGTTCTGGCTGCCGTACAACAACGGCACGCGCCCCGAGCCGATCATCGCGTTCGGCCTCATGCTCACCTGGGCGCTGTTCGAGCGCGCCATCGCGGAGGACCGCCTCGCGCCGGCCGCGTGGGGCACGCTGGTCGCCGCGTTCACGCTGGCCTGCGGCCCGACGGGCCTGGCCGCGGTGGGTGTGTTCCTCATTGCGCTGCCGTGGGTGTTGCGGACCATTGGGCGTCGCAACGCAAAGCTCGCGAACGCCGCCCCGTTCCTCGGCGCCGGCATGGCGGTGATGGTGCCGGTGTTCCACGACCAGACGCTCGCCGCCGTGCTCGAGGCGACCGCGGTGCGCGCCGAGGTCGGCCCGGCCCTGCACTGGTACGAAGAGTGGAGCCGCTACTCCGTCCTCTTCGAGCAGACCGTGGACGGCTCGCTCGCGCGCCGCTTCCCGATGTTCGTGCTCGCCCTGTGCGTCGGCCTCATCCTCTGGTGGTTCGCGCGCGGCGAGGAGAAGACGCCGACGGCGACGCGGATGATGCTCATCATCGGCCTGTCCACCTTCTTCCTCATGTTCACCCCGACGAAGTGGACGCACCACTTCGGCATCTACGCCGGCATCGGCGGCGCGATCGCGGCGTACGGCGCGGTGGTACTCTCCCGGCTCGCGCTCAAGTCGAACCGCAACCGCACCTTCGCGTTCGCCGCGGTGCTCTTCCTCCTCGCGCTCACGTTCGCGGGCTGGAACGGCTGGTGGTACGTCTCCTCCTACGCCGTGCCGTGGTGGGACCGCGTCCCGCAGATCAAGGGCATCGAGGCAAACATGGTCATCCTGGTCATCGCCCTCGTCGTGTTCGCGGTGGGCGTGGTGCAGTCCATGCGGGGGCCCAAGCGTATCGACGCCGGACGGTGGGCCGGCGTCATGTCCGCCCCCATCGCCGTGGCCGCCGCGCTCGTCCTGGCGCTGTCGTGCCTCACCTTTGTGAAGTCCTTCGTGCAGCAGGCCCCCGCGTACTCGGTGGGCATGGGCAACGTGAACACGTTCAAGGGCGACGTGTGCGCGCAGGGCAAGGACGTGCTGCTGGAGTCGGACACCAACGAGTCCTTCCTCACCCCCGTCGGCGGCGTGCCGCTGGGCAAGTCCCTCGACGCGGGCACGAACGAGGGCTTCACGCCGGACGGGGTGCCGGCCTACATCGCCTCCGAGAACTCGAGCACCACCGACGCGTCGAACCAGCAGGTGCAGGACGACGGCACGTCCTCGCAGGACCCGGCCTCCGACGAGGCGCAGTCCACCTCGCGCGTGAACACGCAGGGCAACCGCCCGAAGTCGATGCGCGGCGTGAACGGCTCCACCGTCCGCCTGCCGTTCAACCTGGACTACAACCGCGTGCCGGTGGTGGGCACGTTCGAGGACGAGCCCTCCCAGTCCGCGAAGCTGGAGACCACGTGGTTCGAGCTCCCGGAGAAGTCCGACGACGCCCCGCTGCTCGTCGCGTCCGTCGCCGGGCGCATCAAGCACCACGACATCAACGGCGTGGAGCAGGAGGGTACGGACCTGGAGCTGCAGTACGGGAAGGTGTCCGGAGGTAGCGTCGAAAAGCTGGGCGCCGTGGAGATGCTCGACCAGGGCCCGACCCCGACCTGGCGCAACCTGCGCTACCCCATCGCCGACCTGCCGGACGAGGCGGACGCGGTGCGCATCGTGGCCAAGGACACGTCGCTGGCGGAGGAGGACTGGCTCGCCGTCACCCCGCTGCGCAACCCGACGCTCGAGCCGCTCAACGAGCGCTTCGGCTCCGACGTCCCGGGCCTGCTCGACTGGACCGTCGCGTTCCAGTACCCGTGCCAGCGGCCGTTCTACCACCACGCCGGCGTGGACGAGATCCCGCAGTTCCGCATCATGCCGGATGCCCCGGGCAAGGCGCAGCTCTCCGGGTTCATGGACTTCCTCGGCGGCGGCGCGCTCGCCCCGGCGGAGGCCGTGAACACCTCCTACGAGATCCCGGGCTATCTTAAGGACGACTGGCAGCGCGACTGGGGCTCCATCGCCCAGTACGTGCCGCGCACGAATTCCGCGGGCGAGACCCCGGCGCTCGCGCAGGTGAACACGGAAGAAACGACCAGGTGGGGCCTGTACACGCCTGGCCCGATGAAGGTGAGGGAACCATAA
- a CDS encoding ABC transporter ATP-binding protein, which yields MVSIDTYNACVDFPIFDAKSRSLKKAMMSTAGGKIGKNDSNTVVVEALRDINLHLREGDRVGLVGHNGAGKSTLLRLLSGIYEPTRGVADVRGRVAPVFDLGVGMDPEISGYENIIIRGLFLGQTRRQMKAKMDEIAEFSELGDYLSMPLRTYSTGMRVRLALGVVTSIEPEILLLDEGIGAVDAAFMAKARVRLAEMVERSGILVFASHSNDFLAQLCNTALWVDHGEIREAGLVADVVGAYEGPEAGRYVGDLVERFRGEADVE from the coding sequence GTGGTTTCCATCGACACCTACAACGCCTGCGTCGACTTCCCCATCTTCGACGCAAAGTCCCGGTCCCTGAAGAAGGCGATGATGTCCACCGCCGGCGGCAAGATCGGCAAGAACGACTCGAACACCGTGGTCGTCGAGGCGCTTCGAGACATCAACCTGCACCTTCGCGAGGGCGACCGCGTCGGTCTCGTCGGCCACAACGGCGCCGGCAAGTCGACGCTGCTGCGCCTGCTCTCCGGCATCTACGAGCCCACCCGCGGCGTCGCCGACGTGCGCGGTCGCGTCGCCCCCGTCTTCGACCTCGGCGTGGGCATGGACCCGGAGATCTCCGGCTACGAGAACATCATCATCCGCGGCCTATTTTTGGGCCAGACGCGCAGGCAGATGAAGGCGAAGATGGACGAGATCGCCGAGTTCTCCGAGCTGGGCGACTACCTCTCCATGCCGCTCCGGACCTACTCCACCGGCATGCGGGTTCGCCTGGCCCTGGGCGTGGTCACCTCCATCGAGCCGGAGATTTTGTTGTTGGACGAGGGCATCGGCGCCGTCGACGCCGCCTTCATGGCCAAGGCCCGCGTCCGCCTCGCCGAGATGGTGGAGCGCTCCGGCATCCTGGTCTTCGCGTCCCACTCCAACGACTTCCTGGCGCAGCTGTGCAACACCGCGCTGTGGGTCGACCACGGCGAGATCCGCGAAGCGGGCCTGGTCGCCGACGTGGTGGGCGCCTACGAGGGCCCGGAGGCCGGCCGGTACGTCGGGGACTTGGTGGAGCGGTTCCGGGGCGAAGCTGACGTCGAATAG
- a CDS encoding arabinofuranosyltransferase, whose translation MTTAYHSDALPAGQTALRTAAAGLAGGVLALAAWFVLHRISLPAFNTSMVTRGLATASSFVLVGLAAVLAVLWMKGKRSWVSSAVISLVPAGVVVASIGIPLAATKLYLDGIQVDQGFRTQFLSRMTENMGHEDMAYKGLPTFYPMGWFWLGGRAANALGMQGWDVYQPWAIATLAAGAAMLTPVWRRLTGSLPTAAAIATVTTAVVLTDASVEPYAAVVGMFVPAAAVLAYRALDGSWAAAAAVAVYLGISASFYTLFTAIAALTVVVIAAVLMFTRRSWAPLTPLLAIGAGSIAIASVAWGPYLWRVVTGDEQLESTAHHFLPVEGTTFPMPFFSLSLVGLLCLVGLVYLVVRIREPEVGALGASIGACYFWALASMAATLLGSSLLGFRLEVVIVELFATLGILAIADQAVRFNGVVLAVVVALGALQMVQHIPAANQEFIDQAYADTDGNGERADRFPPDAGRYYNEIAAYIEDHGHKENDAVVYTDEINFMAFHPFYGFNAFTSHYANPLGEFEQRNSELEQWAQLSYDDPGKLAEAIDNSQWEPPAAFIFRDNGKDGYKTHIAHDIYPSQPNVRYQGLFFNPDAFNGPEWDVKIIGPFAVVVRK comes from the coding sequence ATGACAACCGCTTACCACTCCGACGCACTGCCGGCGGGCCAGACCGCGCTGCGCACCGCGGCGGCCGGGCTCGCGGGCGGCGTGCTCGCCCTCGCCGCCTGGTTCGTGCTCCACCGCATCTCGCTGCCGGCGTTCAATACGTCGATGGTCACGAGGGGGCTGGCCACCGCGTCGTCTTTCGTGCTCGTCGGCCTCGCCGCGGTGCTCGCCGTGCTGTGGATGAAGGGCAAGCGGTCCTGGGTCTCCTCCGCCGTCATCTCGCTCGTGCCGGCGGGCGTGGTGGTGGCCTCGATCGGCATCCCGCTCGCGGCGACGAAGCTCTACCTCGACGGCATCCAGGTGGACCAGGGCTTCCGCACCCAGTTCCTCTCCCGCATGACGGAGAACATGGGCCACGAGGACATGGCGTACAAGGGCCTGCCCACGTTCTACCCGATGGGCTGGTTCTGGCTCGGCGGCCGGGCGGCGAACGCGCTGGGCATGCAGGGCTGGGACGTGTACCAGCCGTGGGCGATCGCGACCCTCGCGGCGGGCGCGGCGATGCTCACCCCGGTGTGGCGCCGGCTCACCGGGTCGCTGCCCACGGCCGCCGCGATCGCGACGGTGACCACGGCAGTCGTGCTCACGGACGCGTCGGTGGAGCCGTACGCGGCGGTCGTGGGCATGTTCGTGCCCGCGGCGGCGGTGCTCGCGTACCGGGCGCTCGACGGCTCCTGGGCCGCGGCGGCAGCGGTGGCGGTGTACCTGGGTATTTCCGCGAGCTTCTACACGCTGTTCACGGCCATCGCGGCGCTCACGGTCGTGGTCATCGCCGCGGTGCTCATGTTCACGCGCCGCTCTTGGGCGCCGCTCACCCCGCTGCTCGCCATCGGCGCCGGCTCGATCGCCATCGCGTCGGTGGCGTGGGGGCCGTACCTGTGGCGGGTGGTCACGGGCGACGAGCAGCTCGAGTCCACCGCGCACCACTTCCTGCCCGTGGAGGGCACGACGTTCCCGATGCCGTTCTTCTCGCTCTCCCTCGTGGGCCTGCTCTGCCTCGTGGGGCTGGTGTACCTGGTCGTGCGGATTCGGGAGCCTGAGGTGGGGGCCCTTGGTGCGTCGATAGGCGCCTGCTACTTCTGGGCCCTCGCCTCGATGGCGGCGACGCTGCTGGGCAGCTCGCTGCTGGGCTTCCGCCTCGAGGTGGTCATCGTGGAGCTGTTTGCCACGCTCGGCATCCTCGCGATCGCGGACCAGGCAGTGCGGTTCAACGGCGTCGTGCTCGCGGTGGTGGTCGCGCTCGGCGCGCTGCAGATGGTGCAGCACATCCCGGCGGCGAACCAGGAGTTCATCGACCAGGCGTACGCGGACACGGACGGCAACGGCGAGCGCGCCGACCGCTTCCCGCCGGACGCGGGGCGCTACTACAACGAGATCGCCGCCTACATCGAGGACCACGGCCACAAGGAGAACGACGCGGTGGTCTACACCGACGAGATCAACTTCATGGCCTTCCACCCGTTCTACGGCTTCAACGCGTTCACCAGCCACTATGCCAACCCGCTCGGCGAGTTCGAGCAGCGCAACAGCGAGCTCGAGCAGTGGGCGCAGCTCTCCTACGACGACCCGGGCAAGCTCGCCGAGGCGATCGACAACTCGCAGTGGGAGCCGCCGGCCGCGTTCATCTTCCGCGACAACGGCAAGGACGGGTACAAGACCCACATCGCCCACGACATCTACCCGAGCCAGCCGAACGTGCGCTACCAGGGCCTGTTCTTCAACCCGGACGCGTTCAATGGCCCGGAGTGGGACGTGAAGATCATCGGCCCGTTCGCCGTCGTGGTGAGGAAGTAA
- a CDS encoding FAD-binding oxidoreductase, with the protein MELTTRSLNGWGRTAPSTAQVLSTADVDTIAKAVQEAAERGRGVIARGMGRSYGDPAQNGGGLVVDMTPLNRIHSIDPDSGIVDVDAGVTLDQLMKAALPYGLWVPVLPGTRQVTIGGAIGPDIHGKNHHSAGSFGNHVLSMELLVADGRVLHLEPSDELFWATVGGMGLTGIILRARIQMTKTETAYFIADTDRTDTLDETIAFHSDGSEVNYTYSSAWFDAISGPPKTGRSTISRGSLATLDQLKEYAPKLAKDPLKFNAPQLMTVPDIFPSWTMNKVTLMAIGEAYYLMGKPSRNDVKNLTQFYQPLDLIGEWNRGYGKAGFLQYQFVVPTDAVEPFKDIIYDIQSSGHYSALNVFKLFGEGNKAPLSYPMKGWNVCVDFPIRPGLNAFLDRLDDQVMQFGGRLYLAKESRTSPEKFHQMYPELPHWLEVRRAIDPTGVFASDMSRRLELN; encoded by the coding sequence ATGGAACTGACAACCCGATCCCTCAACGGCTGGGGCCGCACGGCCCCCTCGACCGCCCAGGTGCTTTCCACCGCGGACGTGGACACGATCGCGAAGGCTGTGCAGGAGGCCGCCGAGCGCGGCCGCGGCGTCATCGCCCGCGGCATGGGCCGCTCCTACGGCGACCCGGCCCAGAACGGCGGCGGCCTCGTCGTGGACATGACGCCGCTCAACCGGATCCACTCCATCGACCCGGACAGCGGCATTGTCGACGTCGACGCGGGCGTCACCCTCGACCAGCTCATGAAGGCCGCGCTGCCCTACGGCCTGTGGGTCCCGGTGCTGCCCGGCACGCGCCAGGTGACCATCGGCGGCGCGATCGGCCCGGACATCCACGGCAAGAACCACCACTCCGCCGGCTCCTTTGGCAACCACGTGCTGTCCATGGAGCTGCTCGTCGCGGACGGGCGCGTGCTGCACCTCGAGCCGTCGGACGAGCTGTTCTGGGCCACCGTCGGCGGCATGGGCCTGACCGGCATCATCCTCCGCGCGCGCATCCAGATGACCAAGACGGAGACCGCCTACTTCATCGCGGACACCGACCGCACGGACACCCTCGACGAGACGATCGCGTTCCACTCCGACGGCTCCGAGGTGAACTACACGTACTCCTCCGCCTGGTTCGACGCCATCTCCGGCCCGCCGAAGACCGGCCGCTCCACCATCTCCCGCGGCTCGCTGGCCACCCTGGACCAGCTCAAGGAGTACGCGCCGAAGCTGGCGAAGGACCCGCTGAAGTTCAACGCCCCGCAGCTGATGACGGTGCCGGACATCTTCCCCTCTTGGACCATGAACAAGGTCACGCTCATGGCCATCGGCGAGGCGTACTACCTCATGGGCAAGCCGAGCCGCAACGACGTGAAAAACCTCACGCAGTTCTACCAGCCGCTCGACCTCATCGGCGAGTGGAACCGCGGCTACGGCAAGGCCGGCTTCCTGCAGTACCAGTTCGTCGTGCCCACCGACGCGGTCGAGCCGTTCAAGGACATCATCTACGACATCCAGTCGTCCGGCCACTACTCCGCGCTCAACGTGTTCAAGCTGTTCGGCGAGGGCAACAAGGCCCCGCTGTCCTACCCGATGAAGGGCTGGAACGTCTGCGTCGACTTCCCCATCCGCCCGGGCCTCAACGCGTTCCTCGACCGCCTCGACGACCAGGTCATGCAGTTCGGCGGCCGCCTCTACCTGGCCAAGGAGTCGCGCACCTCGCCGGAGAAGTTCCACCAGATGTACCCGGAGCTGCCGCACTGGCTCGAGGTCCGCCGCGCCATCGACCCAACCGGCGTCTTCGCCTCCGACATGTCCCGCCGCCTCGAGCTGAACTAG
- a CDS encoding decaprenylphospho-beta-D-erythro-pentofuranosid-2-ulose 2-reductase, whose amino-acid sequence MLNAVGQAQHILLLGGTSEIGLAIVDELASRGGDPTVTLCARRSSPRIDDAIAEVQRAGAAHVRLIDFDALDFASHPAVIDAAFADGDVDVAVVAFGTLGDQEQLWQDQAAAVASAQTNFTAPMSVGVLLGQRMKRQGHGTIIAMSSVAGQRVRRSNFVYGASKAGIDGFYMQLGEALKDDGVKVTVVRPGQVRTKMTAGLDEAPLTVNKEDVAKAAVDAALAGKPAVFVHKLFGPISLVLKSIPAPIMSKLNF is encoded by the coding sequence ATGCTCAACGCAGTAGGCCAAGCCCAGCACATCCTCCTCCTCGGCGGCACGAGCGAGATCGGCCTCGCCATCGTCGACGAGCTCGCCTCCCGCGGCGGGGACCCCACCGTCACCCTCTGCGCGCGCCGGAGCTCCCCGCGTATCGACGACGCTATCGCCGAAGTCCAGCGCGCCGGCGCCGCCCACGTGCGCCTCATCGACTTCGACGCCCTCGACTTCGCCTCCCACCCGGCCGTCATCGACGCCGCCTTCGCCGACGGGGACGTCGACGTGGCCGTCGTGGCGTTCGGCACCCTCGGCGACCAGGAGCAGCTGTGGCAGGACCAGGCGGCGGCTGTCGCCTCCGCGCAGACGAACTTCACCGCCCCGATGTCCGTGGGCGTGCTCCTGGGCCAGCGCATGAAGCGCCAGGGCCACGGCACGATCATCGCGATGTCTTCGGTGGCGGGCCAGCGCGTGCGCCGCTCCAACTTCGTCTACGGCGCCTCGAAGGCCGGCATCGACGGGTTCTACATGCAGCTCGGCGAGGCGCTCAAGGACGACGGCGTGAAGGTCACCGTCGTGCGCCCCGGCCAGGTGCGCACGAAGATGACCGCCGGGCTGGACGAGGCGCCGCTCACCGTGAACAAGGAGGACGTGGCGAAGGCCGCTGTCGACGCGGCCCTGGCCGGCAAGCCCGCCGTGTTCGTGCACAAGCTGTTCGGCCCGATTTCGCTGGTGCTCAAGTCGATCCCGGCGCCGATCATGAGCAAACTCAACTTCTAG
- a CDS encoding GtrA family protein — protein MASSGSLKQQLVPFLVIGVGCAVIDFGITNTLDQYMGVQRDLAKVVGWIFGTTAAYVLNSKYSFNAKIDSKKAGAVFVLYAVTLGVQVLL, from the coding sequence GTGGCTTCATCTGGGTCCTTAAAGCAGCAGCTCGTGCCGTTCCTCGTCATCGGCGTCGGCTGCGCCGTCATCGACTTCGGCATCACCAACACCCTCGACCAGTACATGGGCGTCCAGCGCGACCTGGCCAAGGTCGTGGGCTGGATCTTCGGCACCACCGCGGCGTACGTGCTCAACTCGAAGTATTCGTTCAACGCGAAGATCGACTCGAAGAAGGCCGGCGCCGTCTTCGTGCTCTACGCCGTCACGCTCGGGGTGCAGGTGTTGTTGTAG
- a CDS encoding ABC transporter permease — protein sequence MTSAPGDDTPPSKSKTFRKAFDDLVRGWGQHELWLQLGWQDIKQRYRRSTLGPLWITIATGVMSLALGLLYSMLFQISVPDFLPHVTVGFIIWGFISGCIKDGANVFIENEGLIKQLPSALSVHVYRLVWRQLLFLAHNMIIWLLLVFIFRIHLGWNFWLFLPGLLLLVVNGVWVAMFFGMIATRFRDVAPLLEALVQLLFYVTPIVWTTRTLKEQGGAVEKRAMLAEINPLYHYLEIVRAPLIGQPVAGYHWLVVLACTVVGVLVTLLAMKRWRFRVPYWV from the coding sequence ATGACCAGCGCGCCCGGCGACGACACCCCACCCTCGAAGTCGAAGACCTTCCGCAAGGCGTTCGACGACCTCGTCCGCGGCTGGGGCCAGCACGAGCTCTGGCTGCAGCTGGGCTGGCAGGACATCAAGCAGCGCTACCGCCGCTCGACGCTCGGCCCGCTATGGATCACCATCGCCACCGGCGTGATGTCGCTCGCGCTTGGGCTGCTCTACTCCATGCTCTTCCAGATCTCCGTGCCGGACTTCCTCCCGCACGTCACCGTCGGCTTCATCATCTGGGGCTTCATCTCCGGGTGCATCAAGGACGGCGCGAACGTGTTCATCGAGAACGAGGGCCTGATCAAGCAGCTCCCCTCCGCCCTGTCCGTGCACGTCTACCGCCTCGTGTGGCGCCAGCTGCTGTTCTTGGCGCACAACATGATCATCTGGCTGCTGCTCGTGTTCATCTTCCGCATCCACCTCGGCTGGAACTTCTGGCTGTTCCTCCCCGGCCTGTTGTTATTGGTGGTCAACGGGGTGTGGGTGGCCATGTTCTTCGGCATGATCGCCACCCGCTTCCGAGACGTCGCGCCGCTGCTCGAGGCCCTGGTTCAGCTGCTGTTCTACGTCACCCCGATTGTCTGGACGACCCGGACGCTCAAGGAGCAAGGCGGAGCCGTCGAGAAGCGGGCGATGCTCGCGGAGATCAACCCGCTCTACCACTACCTCGAGATCGTCCGCGCGCCGCTCATCGGCCAGCCCGTCGCCGGCTACCACTGGCTCGTGGTGCTCGCCTGCACGGTGGTCGGCGTGCTGGTGACGCTGCTGGCCATGAAGCGTTGGCGCTTCCGCGTCCCCTACTGGGTTTAG